The following is a genomic window from Micromonospora cathayae.
GACGCGGGGGCCCGCGCCGGGCACCTGGTCGACTTCGCCTCGGAGATCGACGACGCCTGGCTGGCCGGGGCCGGCACGGTCGGCCTCACCTCGGGCGCGAGCGTCCCGGAGGAACTGGTCCAGGAGGTGCTGGCCCACCTGGCGGCCCGCGGGTTCACCGACGTGGAGGAGATCGTCACCGCCAACGAGCGGTTGACCTTCTCGCTGCCCCAGGAACTCAAGCGGGACATGAAGGCCGCCGCCGCCCGCGGCTGAGCATCACCGCCGCCGGGCACGACTGAGCCGAACCCCGCCGCCTGCGGCTGAGCATCACCGCCGCCGGGCACGACTGAACCTGACCGCCGCGCCCGGCCCGGCCCGGCCGGGCGCGGCGGGACCGGGTCCGGCGGCCGACGGTACGGAACGGATCTGTCGGCTGATACGTCTGACCGGGTATGAAGACGTATCGGATCGCGCTGCCGGTCCTGGTCGCCTGCCTGGCGTTGAGTGCCTGCGCCGGTTCCGACGGCGGCGACAGCCCGGCCGGCACCACCACCAGCCCCGGTCAGACAGGAGCCCCGGTGAACCCCAGCAGCGGACCCACCGACCCGGCCGACCCGACCGCGCCCGGCAGTGCGATGCCGCCGGCAGCGACGCCCAGCGGGAGCCAGCCGACCGAGTGGCCGCCGGGCGGTCCCGGTGGTAAGGCGTCCCCCGCGCCGGGTGGCGCGGTGATCACCGGCACGGTCACCTCCGGCGTGGAGCCGGGCTGCCTGCTGCTCGGGGAGTACCTCCTGGTCGGCGGTCCCCGCGACGTGATCAAGGCGGGTGCCAAGCTGACCGTCAGCGGCAAGGTGCAGCCGGACCTGATGACCACCTGCCAGCAGGGCACGCCGTTCCTGGTGGACAGCGCCAAGCCCGCCTGAGCGCCGCGACGGGTCAGGGCCCTGAGCACCGCCTCGGGGTCAGAGCCCTGAGCACCGCCTCGGGTCAGGCTCTGAGCGCGGACCCGGTCGGCCCCCAGATACGGCACCCGGTCCCGGAACAGGACGGAGCCCGTCCCCGCTGGCTGCGGGGACGGGCTCCGGTGGTGTTTCAGGGGTGGGTCAGTTGACCGCGCCGATCGAGACAGCGCCCCGACCGACCACGGCACCCTCGCTGGTCACCACGGCGAGTTCGCCGTAGAGGGCCCGGCCGGCGGCCGGCGCGGACTGGGCGGTCACCGTGCCGGACAGCGAGCCGGTGGCGCCGTTGGCCAGGGTGAGCGGGCTGGCCGACGCGGCCAGGGTGCCCAGGGCCGGCGAGGAGAACGAGTCCCGGTAGTCGTAGGCGGTGCTACCACCGGCACCGTCCACGGCGTAACCCTCGACGACCACCCGGTAGGTGCCGGCGACCGGGTTGGCCAGGGTCACCGCCTCCTCCGAGTCACCGTCGGCCTGCTGCCCGACCAGGGTGGTCCCCCGGAAGACGAACAGGTCCAGGTCGGCGCTGGCGTTGGCCGGGTTGCCGATCCGGGCGGTGAAGGACGAGGTACCGGCCGGCACCTCGACGGTGAACTCCTGCTGCGCGCCCTCGGCGATGGTCGGCCGCTCGGTGTGCACGCTGGACAGCGGGCCACCCTGACCGGAGACCGTGACCGGGCCGAAGGTGTTGGTCAGCGACCAGGTCACCGGGGTGGCCTCACCGGCGTCGACCGACGGCAGTTCGAGCACGGCCGGCTCCACCGTGACGCCCTGGATCCGCGCGGTGAGCTGGAACGGGTTGTTCAGCGCCGGGGAGGTACGCCGCGACTCGACCTCGATCTCCCAGACACCCGGGATCGGGTTCTGGTAGTCCCGCTCGAAGGCGGAGCAGGCCGAGGGGAAGTTGGTGTAGCAGTTCAGGCTGGAGGTGCTGTCCACCGGGACGCCGTACGGGTTGAAGGCGACGAACCGGGTCTGCGAACCGGTGGCGATGCCGCCGAGGTTCACCTGGAGCGCCCCGGCGCCCGCCGGCACGGTGACGAAGTACGACGTGAAGCTGTTCCGGTCGACCGAGCCCTCGGCGGAGAACCGGTAGTCCGGCTGCCTGGTGTCGACGCCGGCGACCACGACGGTGGAGACCTCGAAGTCGACCACCGAGGTGGCCGGGTCGTCGATGGTCATCAGCGCGCCGTGCGCCCCGGCGGTGGCCGGCTTGGCGGTGACGTTGACGGTGACGGTCTTGTTCAGCGGCAGCACCACGCTGGCCGGAGCCTTGAAGGTGCCGTCGTTGCCCCGCAGCGTGACCTCGTGCCGGATGTTGCCGGCCGGGCCGCTGGTCCGGGTGATCTTGACCGGGTACGTCTTGGTCTGGTTGACCTTGTGTCCGCCGTCGGCGGAGGCGCACCGGTTGTAGACGCCGGTGCCCCGGTTCGGGGTGACGAGCTGGCCGGAGAGCACGGTGCAGACCGGCGCGTCCGAGGCGTACGAGCGGGTCTCCACGCCCTTGCGCAGCAGCTTCCAGGCACCCGGCACGTTGAACATGCCGTAGCCCTGGCCGTACGTCGGGACGTCCGCGATCGGCTTGGCCGACGAGTAGATCGCCCGGCGCAGCGCGGCCGGGGTCACGCCCTTGTCGCTGGCCTTGGCGGCGGACAGCAGCAGCGCGGCGGCGCCGGCGGCCTGCGGGGAGGCCATCGAGGTGCCGTTGAACATGCCGTAGCCGGGGGCCAGCGGGTAGCCGGCCTCGGCGACCGGGCCACCCGGCTGCCAGGTGGGGATGGTGGAGATGGCCGAGCCGGGGGCGGCGATGTTCGGCTTCGCGCCACCGTCCTCACGCGGGCCACGGGACGAGAAGTTGAACAGCGCGTTCTTCTTCTTGACCACCGAGCCGTAGTTGGCCAGCCAGGTGTCCTTGCTGATGCTGGCGGCCACGCTGACCACGTTCGCCGAGGCGGACGGGTCACCGATGGTGTTCAGGCCCGGCCCGGAGTTGCCGGCCGAGATGAACATCTGCACGCCGTACGTGGTGATCAGGTTGTTGTACAGCTCGGCGCGGGCGTTGTTGCCGTCGTTCAGCGCCGGGAGACCACCGATCGACATGTTGATCACGTCGACCTTGCGGTTGATCACCAGGTCGGCCATGCCGGTGGTGAGCGCGGCGTAGGTGCAGCCGCCACCCCAGGAGCAGGCGCGGGCGGAGACCAGCTTGGCGCCGGGGGCGGCACCGTCGAACGCCGAGTTGCCGAGCATGTCGTTGGCGGCGGTGATGCCGGCGACGTGGGTGCCGTGGGCGCTCTCCACGATGCCGATGCTGACGTAGTCGACCAGGCCGGGACCGCCGGCCGGGGTGGTGTCGACGTCCTCGCGGTACTCGACGACGAACGGCATCCGCTCGCTGATCGCGGTGGCCGGGTTGTCGACGCCGAAGTGCCCGACGTCGAACTTCTCCTTGTACGGCCGCATCACGGCCTCGTCGGTGAAGTCGAGGTCCTGGTCGGTGTCGACCCAGATGTTGTGCGTCACCGGGTCGTAGAGGATGCCCCAGGCGTCGGTGGTGTCGCCGTCGCGGTTGACGTCACCGGCCGGCTCGCTGGTCCGGGTGATCGACTCGCTGAACCGGTTGAACCGGTAGGTGCCGGCCGGCGCCTTCCAGGTGGCCCCGGCGGCGGTGAACGACGGCCCGGTCACCTCAGTGATCATGGCCCGCCAGCTCGCGTCCTCCAGCGGGTCGGTGGCGGTCACCCAGTCGACGATCTTGCGCTCACCGGTGGTGGTGGTCTGGAGCGCCGGGTGGTCCAGGTCGACGCCGGAGTCCATGATGCCGATGGTGACGCCGCGCCCGTCCCAGGTCGGGTTGTCCTCGACGAACTTCACCGCGCCGGTCTCGTTGGTCGGCATGAACGGGTTCGCCGCCGGGGTGTCCGCGCCCGGCGCGGTGACGGCCGCGGCCTGGGCGGCGGCCTTCTGGCCGCCCGGGGCGGCCTCCGGCTTCGGGTTCGGGAGCTGGATCTTCTCGTCCAGGTCCACCGCCGACACGCCGGGCAGGGTGGCGGCCTTCAGCGCCTTGTCGGTGGGGACCTTCGCCAGCACGTAGCCGATGGTGTCGTAGCGCTCGCTGACCGAGCCACCGAGCTTCTCGACACCGTCGGCGACGGCCTTGGCCTCGCCCTTCTCGGTGGCGACGATCATGGTCACGGTCGGGGCCTTCTTGGCCTCGGCCTCGGCGAGCAGCTTGGCGTCGTGCGCGCCCAGCGCCTCGGCGGCGGTCGCCGGAGCGGCGTCGGGCGCGGCAGGGGCGGCGCTCGCGGTGGCAGCGCCGCCGGCTCCGGCCATGGTGCCGGCCACCATGACGGACGCGAAGAGGCCGGCGGAGGTACGCCGACCCAGATTGCGGGGTTTACTCACGTTCTCTTCCTCCAGAGAAGAGGCTCTGAGACAACAGAGCAGTCGTGAGCGTGATCTTTCGTGGTGTTGGTAGTCGATGTCACTACTGCCAGGTAGGTTGTGACCACCTCGTGACGTGAAAAGGTCCACCCTGTCACGAGGAAAGTGCTAGTCGTCGATGCGAACTGGCCGAACGGACGAAGTGGACCGGTCGGGCTCCACCAGTTCCGGGGCCTGTGGCTGCCGGGGGGCCACCTCCACCTGCGACGGTGTGCCCAGCTCCTGGTCCGAGACGCCCAACTCGGCGAGCTTACGGGCACTGACCAGCACCCGCGCCTCCAACGAGCCGACCGCCCGGTTGTACGCGGTCACGGCCGCCCCCAACGAGCCCCCCAGCTTCCCCACGTGCTCACCCAGCGTGGACAACCGCCCGTACAGCTCCCGGGCCAGCGCGTGCACGGCCACCGCGTTACGGGCCAGCGCCTCCTGCCGCCACGAGTACGCCACCGTACGCAGCAACGCCACCAACGTCGCCGGGGTCGCCAACACCACGTTGCGGCGGAACGCGTGCTCCAGCAGCAGCGGATCCTGCTGCAACGCCACGTCCAGGAACGGGTCCGCCGGCACGAACAGCACCACGAACTCCGGGCTCAGGTCGAACGCCGCCCAGTACGACTTGGCCGCCAGGGCGTCCACGTGCGCCCGCAGGTGCTTGGCGTGCGCCCGCAGGTGCGCGTCCCGCGCCTTGTCGTCGCGCGCCTCCATCGCGGTCAGGTACGCGTCGAACGGGGCCTTCGCGTCCACCACCACCGACCGGCCCCCGTACAGCCGGACCACCAGGTCGGGCCGGACCGTCTGGTCGTCCACGGCGGCGGTGACCTGCTCGGCGAAGTCGCAGTGCTCCAGCAGCCCGGCGGCCTCGACGATCCGGCGGAGCTGATGCTCACCCCAGCGCCCGCGCACCTGCGGGGCACGCAGCGCCGCCACCAGCTGCTTCGTCTCGGTCCGCAGCTCACCCGAGACCGCACCCATCGACCGGACCTGTTCCCGCAGCTCCGCGTAGGCGTCCACGCGGTCCCGCTCCAACTCGGTCACCCGCTGCTCGTAGCGGCGCAACGTCTCGTGCAGCGGCGCGACCGCGCGCGCCACCGCCTCCTGCGACTGCGCCGTCGCCTCGTAGCTCAACGCCCGCATCGACTGCTCCAGCCGACCCTCGCCCTCCCGGGCGGCGGCGAGCGTGGCCTCCAACCGGGCGACCTGGGCCGCCGACCGGGCCCGCGCCGCCAGCCAGCCGACCGCGCCACCGGCCCCGAGGCACACCACCACCACGGCCAGCGTCGAGAAGTCCATCACCAGAGCTTGCCAAACGGGTACGCGGTGCGCCCCCTGGGTACCGTCGGGTCATGGAGATCGTGCTGGTCGTGGTACTGGTGGCCCTGCTCGCCGCCGCGGTGGCCTGGTGGCGTACGGACAGCGCGCGCCGACGGAACACCGAGCTGGCCGACGCCCGGGCCGACGCGCAACGCTGGTACGAACGCCTCGGCGGGCAGGTGATGAACCTGCACGGCGACGCCCCGGCGGTCCGGCAGGCGCTGGTCGACGCCGGTGAGCGGTACAACGCGGCGGGCAGCCAGTTGGAGCAGGCCCGGACGGTCCGGCAGTACCAGTTGGCCCGGGAGACGGCGCTGGAGGGGCTCGCCTACGTCCGGGCGGCGCGCCTGGCCCTCGGCCTCGACCCCGGGCCGGACGTCCCGGCACCGGCCAGCGCCCACGGCGTCGGGCAGCTCACCCGGGAACGCGCGGTCGACGTGCAGGGGCAGGTCTTCAGGGCCGGCCCGCAGCCCGGCCGGGACACCCCGTACTACTACCCCGGCGGTCGGTACGGTGGCCGTCCGGTGCCGGCCGGCTGGTACTCGACGCCGTGGTGGAAGACGGCGCTCGGCGCGGGGGCCGGGGTGCTCGGCGGCATGCTGATCGCCAACGCCCTCTTCTCCCCGGAGTTCGGCGACCCCGGCTACCAGGAGGGCTTCTCCGACATCGGGGGCGGCGACTTCGGCGGCGGTGACGTCACCGGCGGCGACTTCGGCGGTGGCGGCGACTTCGGTGGCGGTGATTTCGGCGGCGGTGGCGACTTCGGTGGCTTCGGCGGTGGCGACTGGTGAGGCCCCGACCCCGGTGAGCAGGCCCCGACCCCGCTCCGGACGGATTCCCCACCCTGACCAGGACGGATTCCCGCGCCCTGACCAGGACGGACCCCCTGTGCCACGCCCACCGGGCGGGCACAGGGGGTCCCTTTCGTACCCGTCGTCAGCCGGTGTTGCGCATCCCGGCGGCGATGCCGTTGACCGTGGTCAGCAGAGCCCGCTCCAGCGCCGTACCGTCGTTCGGGGCCCGCCGCCCACCCGGCGCGGTGGCGACCGCCCGACCGGCCGCCCCCGAGTCGCGGTACTGCCGCAGCAGCGCCACCTGGAGGTGGTGCAGCGGTTCGAGGTAGGTGTCCCGCACCGCCAGGGTGCGCTGGAGCACCGGCGAGGTGTCCAGCAGGTCGGGGGAGCCGGTCACCGCCAGCACCTCCCGCCGGGTCAGCTCGTACTCCTCCTCGATCTTGCCGAAGATCGGTTGCAGCGGCTCCGGGACCAGGGTCTCGACGTACCGGCGGGCGATGGTCAGGTCGGTCTTGGTCAGCATCATCTCCACGTTCGACAGGAACGTCCGGAAGAAGTGCCAGTTGCGGTGCATCTCGGCCAGCACGTCCGACAGCCCCGCCTCGCGGGCGGCGGCCAAGCCGGTGCCCACCCCGAACCAACCGGGCACGATCTGCCGGGTCTGCGTCCAGCCGAACACCCACGGGATCGCCCGCAGCCCGGACAGCCCCGCCCCGGTGTTCGGGCGCTTCGCCGGCCGGGAGCCGATGTTCAGCGCGCCGAGCAGCTCGGTCGGGGTGGACGCCCAGAAGTACGCCGGCAGGTCCGGGTCCTCCACCAGCGACCGGTACCGCCGGAACGCCGCCTCGGAGACCTGGTCCATCGTCGCGTCCCAGCGTTCCAGCATCTCGGCCGGCTGCCGGGGCGCGGTGTGCAGCAGCGTCGCCTGGAGCACCGCGGCCAGCGTCAGCTCCAGGTTCTCCCGGGCCAGCGACGGCAGGGTGTACTTGTCGGAGATGACCTCACCCTGCTCGGTGACCTTGATCGCGCCGTCCAGGGTGCCGTACGGCTGGGCCAGGATCGCCTCGTGGGTGGGGCCGCCACCCCGGCCGACCGTACCGCCCCGACCGTGGAACAACCGCAGGTGCACGCCGTGCCGGGCGGCCACGTCCCGCAGCGCCCGCTGCGCCCGGTGGATCGACCACTGGCTGGTGGTGATGCCGGCCTCCTTGTTCGAGTCGGAGTAGCCCAGCATCACCTCCTGCACGTCGTCCCGGGCCGCCACCAGCTTCCGGTACGCCGGCAGCGACAGCAGCTCGTCGAGCAGCTCACCCCCGGCGTTCAGCTCGGCCGGGGTCTCCAGCAGCGGCACGAACCCGATCCGGGCCCGCCCGCTGTGCACGTCGACCAGACCCGCCTCGCGGGCCAGCACCACCGCCGCCAGCACGTCGTCCACGCCGAGGGTCATCGAGATGATGTACGACTCGATGACCTCGCCGCCGAACCGGTCCTGCGCCTCCCGGACCGCGCCGAAGACGTCGAAGGTCTTGCGGGCCGGCTCGGTCAGCGGGGTGTCCATCGTGGAGAGCGGACGCCGGCCGGTCAGCTCGTCGGCGAGCAGCTTGGTCCGCTCCAGCCGGCTCAGCGACGGGTAGTCGTCCACCTCGCCGACGGCCTTGTAGAGCTGCGCGAGCACCGCGTGGTGCGCCTCGGCGTGCTCGCGGATGTCCATGGTCGCCAGGTGCAGGCCGAACGCCGACACGGTCCGGATCGCCGAGGCGAGCCGGCCCACGGCGGTGAGCTGCCCGGAGTTGCGGGCCAGTGAGGCGCGCAGCAGCTCCAGGTCGGCGACCAGCTCGGCGGAGCCCCGGTAGTCCCGCCCCGGCACGTGCGGGGTGCCCTGCCGCAGCCGTTGCCGGGTGTTCGCCAGCTTCGCCTTCACGCAGCGCGCCTTGAGCCGGTACGGCTCCTCGGCGTTGACCCGCCGGAACCGGGGGGCCACCTCGGGCAGCGCGTCCAGGTCGCTGGCCAGGCTGGCGGACAGGTCCAGCGACACCCCGCGCAGCCGGCGGGACACGGACACCTCGTTGATCAGGTGGTCCATCGCCTTCTCGGTGGCGGCGATACCGTGCTCGTGCTGGATGGTCAGCACCTCGCGGGTCACCGCCGGGGTGACGAACGGGTTGCCGTCCCGGTCACCGCCGATCCAGGTGCCGAAGGTCAGTGGCCGGGCCGTCGGCGAGGTCTCCACACCGAGGGTACGCAGCGTGTCGGCCAGGTCGTCGAGGACCTGCGGGGCCGCCTCGGCGTACAGGTCCCGCAGGTAGTAGATGGCGTTGCGCGCCTCGTCGGTCGGGTCCGGCCGGTCCAGCCGCAGCTCGTCGGTCTGCCACATCAGGTCGAGCAGCTCGGCCAGGCGGCGGTTCGCCGGCCCCTCGTCGCTCGCGCCGTACAGGATCGCGTTGGCGGTCTCGGTGTCCAGCTCGTCGGCGATGGCCCGCAGCTTGGACAGGATCGACCGGCGGGCCGCCTCGGTCGGGTGCGCGGTGAACACCGGCCGGACGGCGAGCCGGCGGGCCGCCGCGGCGATCTCCTCGGCCGGCACCCCCCGCTCCGAGATCATCGTGGCCGCCTGGTCCAGCCAACCGCCCTGCACCGCCCGACGTCGCCGCAGGTCACGGGCCCGGTGCACCTGCTCGGTGATGTTGGCCAGGTGGAAGTAGGTAGAGAAGGCCCGAGCCAGCTTGGTGCCGGTGGTCACGTCCAGGCCGGTGAGGCGACCCGCCGCCGCCGGGGCGTCGGTCCGGACCAGCGCCCGGATCTCCTCGACCAGGTCGAGCAGCGGGCGGCCCTCCTGCCGGGCCAGGGTCTGCCCGAGCAGGGTGCCCAACCGGCGGATGTCGGCCCGCAGCGCGGCGTCCGGGCCGTCGTGGTCGTGCTGGTCGGTCACGAGATGCGCTCCTTACGTGAGGACGAAGGACAGCGCTGTCCGACTCCCCTGGATCGTATCCGCGCCGACCCCGGAAGTGCGGATCGCCCCTGAGATGTCGCTCATTGCGTGGGACGTCCGCGATGTGGTTACCGGCGGCGGAAAACCGGTTGGGTCGGCCGATAGCGTCGAACCGTGGAGCAGCTCAGGTACCCGCCCAAGCCGAAACCCGGGGACCGGGTCGCGGTGGTCTCGCCGTCCGCCGGGCTGCCGGCGATCTTCCCGCACGTGTACGAGCTGGGCCTGCGCCGGCTCCGCGAGGAGCTCGGCCTGGAACCGGTCGAGTACCCGACCACCCGGGCGGTGCACGCCGACCCCCGGGACCGGGCCCGCGACGTCACCGCCGCCTTCGCCGACCCGACCGTCACGGCGGTGCTCGCCACCGTCGGCGGGGACGACCAGCTCACCGTCACCCCGCACCTCGACGACGCGGTGCTGCGGGCCAACCCGAAGCCGTTCTTCGGCTACTCCGACAACACCAACCTCCTCAACCACCTGCACAAACTGGGCATCGTCGGCTACCACGGCGGTTCGGTGCTGGTGCACCTCGGCCGCCCCGGCGCACTGCACCCGCTGAGTACGGAATCGCTGCGCGCCGCGCTGTTCACCACCGACTGGTACGAGCTGCGTCCCGCCGACGAATGGGGCGACCAGCCGCACGACTGGAACGACCCGGCCACGCTGGCGACCGAGCCGCCGATGGTCCCCGGCACCGGCTGGACCTGGCTGGGGAACCGCCGGGTGGTGACCGGCCGGACCTGGGGCGGCAACCTGGAGATCCTGCACTGGCTGGCCGCCGCCGACCGGATCGCCCCGGCCGCCGAACTGGCCGGCTCGGTACTGGTGATCGAGACGTCCGAGGAACTGCCGCCGGCCGTCGAGGTGTACCGGATGCTGCGCAACCTGGGGGAGCGCGGCCTGCTCGCCGGTTTCCCGGCCGTGCTGGTCGGCCGGGCCAAGGCCTGGGACTTCGCCCGCCCGCACACCGTCGCCGAACGCCGGGCGTACGCCGAGGCGCAGCGCGACGCGATCATGCGGGCGCTGGCCGCGTACGCCCCGGAGGCGGTGGTGGTCTTCGACCTCGACCTCGGCCACACCGACCCGCAACTGATCATCCCGTACGGCGGCGAGATCCGCGTCGACGCCCTGACCGGCCGCATCACCGTCCGCTACTGACCGCCGCTCCCGTCCCCTCCCGCCGCCCGCCCTGCCACGTTCGATCGTGGTGGCAAACGGTCCTCCAGGGGGCCTAAAGCCACCACGATCAATTGTGCTTCCGGACGTAGACGCCCTCGCCTTGGCGGCCCTCGAGCAGACCTTCCGCCTTGAGGATGAGCAGCGCGGTGCGGACCGATCCGTAGGACACGCCGTACGTCTCGATCAGCCCCTGCGTGGTGGGGATCTGATCTCCTGGCTTGAGTCTGCCGTCCCGGATCTGGTCCCGGATGGCTGACGCCACCCGCTCGTACTTGGGTGTGTTCACGGTCTCTCCCTGGCTCGCGAAGCCAAG
Proteins encoded in this region:
- a CDS encoding S8 family serine peptidase codes for the protein MSKPRNLGRRTSAGLFASVMVAGTMAGAGGAATASAAPAAPDAAPATAAEALGAHDAKLLAEAEAKKAPTVTMIVATEKGEAKAVADGVEKLGGSVSERYDTIGYVLAKVPTDKALKAATLPGVSAVDLDEKIQLPNPKPEAAPGGQKAAAQAAAVTAPGADTPAANPFMPTNETGAVKFVEDNPTWDGRGVTIGIMDSGVDLDHPALQTTTTGERKIVDWVTATDPLEDASWRAMITEVTGPSFTAAGATWKAPAGTYRFNRFSESITRTSEPAGDVNRDGDTTDAWGILYDPVTHNIWVDTDQDLDFTDEAVMRPYKEKFDVGHFGVDNPATAISERMPFVVEYREDVDTTPAGGPGLVDYVSIGIVESAHGTHVAGITAANDMLGNSAFDGAAPGAKLVSARACSWGGGCTYAALTTGMADLVINRKVDVINMSIGGLPALNDGNNARAELYNNLITTYGVQMFISAGNSGPGLNTIGDPSASANVVSVAASISKDTWLANYGSVVKKKNALFNFSSRGPREDGGAKPNIAAPGSAISTIPTWQPGGPVAEAGYPLAPGYGMFNGTSMASPQAAGAAALLLSAAKASDKGVTPAALRRAIYSSAKPIADVPTYGQGYGMFNVPGAWKLLRKGVETRSYASDAPVCTVLSGQLVTPNRGTGVYNRCASADGGHKVNQTKTYPVKITRTSGPAGNIRHEVTLRGNDGTFKAPASVVLPLNKTVTVNVTAKPATAGAHGALMTIDDPATSVVDFEVSTVVVAGVDTRQPDYRFSAEGSVDRNSFTSYFVTVPAGAGALQVNLGGIATGSQTRFVAFNPYGVPVDSTSSLNCYTNFPSACSAFERDYQNPIPGVWEIEVESRRTSPALNNPFQLTARIQGVTVEPAVLELPSVDAGEATPVTWSLTNTFGPVTVSGQGGPLSSVHTERPTIAEGAQQEFTVEVPAGTSSFTARIGNPANASADLDLFVFRGTTLVGQQADGDSEEAVTLANPVAGTYRVVVEGYAVDGAGGSTAYDYRDSFSSPALGTLAASASPLTLANGATGSLSGTVTAQSAPAAGRALYGELAVVTSEGAVVGRGAVSIGAVN
- a CDS encoding DNA recombination protein RmuC, translating into MDFSTLAVVVVCLGAGGAVGWLAARARSAAQVARLEATLAAAREGEGRLEQSMRALSYEATAQSQEAVARAVAPLHETLRRYEQRVTELERDRVDAYAELREQVRSMGAVSGELRTETKQLVAALRAPQVRGRWGEHQLRRIVEAAGLLEHCDFAEQVTAAVDDQTVRPDLVVRLYGGRSVVVDAKAPFDAYLTAMEARDDKARDAHLRAHAKHLRAHVDALAAKSYWAAFDLSPEFVVLFVPADPFLDVALQQDPLLLEHAFRRNVVLATPATLVALLRTVAYSWRQEALARNAVAVHALARELYGRLSTLGEHVGKLGGSLGAAVTAYNRAVGSLEARVLVSARKLAELGVSDQELGTPSQVEVAPRQPQAPELVEPDRSTSSVRPVRIDD
- the ppc gene encoding phosphoenolpyruvate carboxylase, encoding MTDQHDHDGPDAALRADIRRLGTLLGQTLARQEGRPLLDLVEEIRALVRTDAPAAAGRLTGLDVTTGTKLARAFSTYFHLANITEQVHRARDLRRRRAVQGGWLDQAATMISERGVPAEEIAAAARRLAVRPVFTAHPTEAARRSILSKLRAIADELDTETANAILYGASDEGPANRRLAELLDLMWQTDELRLDRPDPTDEARNAIYYLRDLYAEAAPQVLDDLADTLRTLGVETSPTARPLTFGTWIGGDRDGNPFVTPAVTREVLTIQHEHGIAATEKAMDHLINEVSVSRRLRGVSLDLSASLASDLDALPEVAPRFRRVNAEEPYRLKARCVKAKLANTRQRLRQGTPHVPGRDYRGSAELVADLELLRASLARNSGQLTAVGRLASAIRTVSAFGLHLATMDIREHAEAHHAVLAQLYKAVGEVDDYPSLSRLERTKLLADELTGRRPLSTMDTPLTEPARKTFDVFGAVREAQDRFGGEVIESYIISMTLGVDDVLAAVVLAREAGLVDVHSGRARIGFVPLLETPAELNAGGELLDELLSLPAYRKLVAARDDVQEVMLGYSDSNKEAGITTSQWSIHRAQRALRDVAARHGVHLRLFHGRGGTVGRGGGPTHEAILAQPYGTLDGAIKVTEQGEVISDKYTLPSLARENLELTLAAVLQATLLHTAPRQPAEMLERWDATMDQVSEAAFRRYRSLVEDPDLPAYFWASTPTELLGALNIGSRPAKRPNTGAGLSGLRAIPWVFGWTQTRQIVPGWFGVGTGLAAAREAGLSDVLAEMHRNWHFFRTFLSNVEMMLTKTDLTIARRYVETLVPEPLQPIFGKIEEEYELTRREVLAVTGSPDLLDTSPVLQRTLAVRDTYLEPLHHLQVALLRQYRDSGAAGRAVATAPGGRRAPNDGTALERALLTTVNGIAAGMRNTG
- a CDS encoding S66 family peptidase, which translates into the protein MEQLRYPPKPKPGDRVAVVSPSAGLPAIFPHVYELGLRRLREELGLEPVEYPTTRAVHADPRDRARDVTAAFADPTVTAVLATVGGDDQLTVTPHLDDAVLRANPKPFFGYSDNTNLLNHLHKLGIVGYHGGSVLVHLGRPGALHPLSTESLRAALFTTDWYELRPADEWGDQPHDWNDPATLATEPPMVPGTGWTWLGNRRVVTGRTWGGNLEILHWLAAADRIAPAAELAGSVLVIETSEELPPAVEVYRMLRNLGERGLLAGFPAVLVGRAKAWDFARPHTVAERRAYAEAQRDAIMRALAAYAPEAVVVFDLDLGHTDPQLIIPYGGEIRVDALTGRITVRY
- a CDS encoding winged helix-turn-helix domain-containing protein, whose amino-acid sequence is MNTPKYERVASAIRDQIRDGRLKPGDQIPTTQGLIETYGVSYGSVRTALLILKAEGLLEGRQGEGVYVRKHN